AGAGCTCTTTCAGTTGAGTCTTGACGGTTCTCATGGTGATTTTAAGACCAGCCCACTGACAGGACATAGCACTCTTTCACTCAGGTCTCTACTGTAGTGTGTGGAACAAGACAATAGAATGGCAGAAGTTGCTCCCGCTCCCGCGCCGGCTAAAGCCCCCAAGAAGAAGGCACCTAGGCCTAAGAAAACTGGACCAAGTGTGGGTGAGCTCGTCGTGAAGGCCATCTCAGCATCCAAGGAAAAGAAGGGGGTGTCTTTGGCTGCCCTGAAAAAAGCTTTGGCCGCTGGTGGATACGATGTGGAGAAGAATAACGCACGCGTCAAACTGGCAATCAAGAGCCTGGTGACAAAGGGCACGCTGGTTCAGACCAAAGGAACCGGTGCGTCCGGCTCCTTCAAGCTGAACAAGAAACCGGCAGAGGCCAAGAAGAAGGTGGCGAAGAAACCTGCAGCCAAAGCCAAGAAACCAGCGGCAAAGAAACCTGCAGCCGCAAAGAAGCCCAAGAAGGCAGTGGCTAAGAAGCCTGCAGCCGCCAAGAAGTCCCCGAAGAAGGCCAAGAAACCCGCTGCGCCCAAGAAGGTCACAAAGAGCCCGAAAAAGGCAAAGAAGCCCGCCGCTCCCAAGAAGGCAGCTAAGAGCCCGAAGAAAGCGAAGGCGGCTAAGCCCAAGGTGGCCAAACCTAAAGCCGCCAAACCCAAGAAGGCTGCTCCTAAGAAGAAGTAAATGCCGGGCACAATGCGTTGCCCGATCTaaaaggctcttttaagagccacccaCACATTTCACGTAAATGCATATATTCCAAAACACAATTTTACCTACATGTTTGTTTGAGGAAGGACATTTTTTGTTATATATAATATAGGATATTGTTAGTTGgcctactattattattattattattattattatcatcattccATTAACACGCTGTTTGTTGCCCAATTCCCGTTAGTTGACCATTGTCAATGTCGTGTGATATTGTCAATATCACACGCGGAACATTCCTTCTTATTCCATTCCATAACACTGAAAAAAGACATCATAAATACATAACTGCAAATTTCTCCCCTGACACTTAAAACAAATTTCATATTTCCACTAAACCTCTAAGTATTAAGTTACCCACGATTGTTTCTGACCACACTAGTGTATTATTACATTGTAGCCTAACACTGATCGCTAGTTTACTAAGAAAGTCCACGAAGAAAGTGaacaaaaaaatgtaattcAACGAAATACCGCCAGACATACCATTTTCATTTAAAACTTGTGTTCAAAATTTTTATAAGATAAAGTTGGAAATTTCGGAGACAGTCGAAGGCATATTTGACTGTCTATTAGAAAAACAGATGGCTGGCTCCAAACAACTCCCTCTGACGTAAGGGTAAAACCTTTTATTTGATTGGCTCTCAGTATTAGCACCTAAGCCATTCACGAAACTGGACCATTGAGCCGGTATTAGATAATAAGGCTCCACTGACACAGTCAGCATTGGGATTCACGTCTTTATCGAAACTGATCTGTAATATCTTTCAAAATGAGCGGAAGAGGCAAAACCGGTGGCAAGGCCAGAGCAAAGGCCAAGTCTCGTTCATCCAGGGCTGGACTGCAGTTCCCTGTTGGGCGTGTGCACAGACTGCTGCGTAAAGGCAACTATGCCCAGCGTGTGGGAGCTGGTGCGCCCGtttatttggctgctgtgctcGAGTACCTGACGGCTGAGATTTTGGAGTTGGCAGGTAACGCTGCCCGTGACAACAAGAAGACCCGTATCATTCCCCGTCATCTGCAGCTTGCTGTGCGTAACGACGAGGAGTTGAACAAACTCCTCGGTGGAGTGACCATCGCTCAGGGTGGTGTGCTGCCTAACATCCAGGCTGTGCTGCTACCCAAGAAGACTGAGAAGTCCAAGTAAAATTATTTGAAGTTATTGGATtaaaggctcttttaagagccacccaCGCATTCCATAAATACATAACTGCAAATTTCTCCCCTGACACTTAAAACAAATTTCATATTTCCACTAAACCTCTAAGTATTAAGTTACCCACGATTGTTTCTGACCACACTAGTGTATTATTACATTGTAGCCTAACACTGATCGCTAGTTTACTAAGAAAGTCCACGAAGAAAGTGaacaaaaaaatgtaattcAACGAAATACCGCCAGACATACCATTTTCATTTAAAACTTGTGTTCAAAATTTTTATAAGATAAAGTTGGAAATTTCGGAGACAGTCGAAGGCATATTTGACTGTCTATTAGAAAAACAGATGGCTGGCTCCAAACAACTCCCTCTGACGTAAGGGGTAAAACCTTTTATTTGATTGGCTCTCAGTATTAGCACCTAAGCCATTCACGAAACTGGACCATTGAGCCGGTATTAGATAATAAGGCTCCACTGACACAGTCAGCATTGGGATTCACGTCTTTATCGAAACTGATCTGTAATATCTTTCAAAATGAGCGGAAGAGGCAAAACCGGTGGCAAGGCCAGAGCAAAGGCCAAGTCTCGTTCATCCAGGGCTGGACTGCAGTTCCCTGTTGGGCGTGTGCACAGACTGCTGCGTAAAGGCAACTATGCCCAGCGTGTGGGAGCTGGTGCGCCCGtttatttggctgctgtgctcGAGTACCTGACGGCTGAGATTTTGGAGTTGGCAGGTAACGCTGCCCGTGACAACAAGAAGACCCGTATCATTCCCCGTCATCTGCAGCTTGTTGTGCGCGTAACGACGAGGAGTTGAACAAACTCCTCGGTGGAGTGACCATCGCTCAGGGTGGTGTGCTGCCTAACATCCAGGCTGTGCTGCTACCCAAGAAGACTGAGAAGTCCAAGTAAATTATTTGAAGTTATTGGATTaaaaggctcttttaagagccacccaCGCATTCGAGAAAGCGTTGTCCAATCTACCATAGTAATATCTCTTTATGTCCGTAGAATAGGCCTGCAAGTAACATTGCATTGAAAACATTAGAAAGTCTGGCTGTGTGTGGTTaggccagagactttctaatgagacacGGCACTCAaaccctccatagaaatgcatggggctagtttgtaacgctacgcttatcacaccccttcctcggcaaaacgtcgacatgtgaatacatagacctctccagaataagtcccgcctcctaacttccgtatccatccaacctcggtcgtcaaatgtctatgggaaataacttggcgttttgaaagatcgtacctgtcaaactctgtaggtgacaaagtagaaaaagctgcaaactagatggcagaagtgtgtaggccaatctgcccaccagctttttctacttcgctacctacagatgttttaccggtatgatatttcgaacgccatgttatttcccatagacaatcgacgccaggaagttggatggatacggaagttacggaggcgggacttattctggagaggtctattgagccaatcatgtggtgtgatgtgaatacattgagccaatcatatggtgtgttgtgaagacatcgtgccaatcacgtggaacaagattggtgtcgtgaagccttgcgcacgtaccctggaaatccagagttctcgcgagagcacaatttgacttgtgcccgcaagatactctggcctaacctgaccctagccagatgaatttcgttccgcttagctccatctagcttcactcacatccatctgggacctcttccattgagagtgatttctgcaaccgactttatggttcagccaatcaggacgcagggcgggagtttcatagatgtgacatagcgtagaagcgactgtgacactgttattagcgtcacgggttggcttcgatgtgagtggttgaagtagcacgtcaatagatgatggacaagtggcttattcaatcatatgcaagcattttttgattaggcccagccttctgaagcaacacttcaatggatcggttccagatggatgagtggagctaggcggagcgaaattcatctggctagggtcaggttaactctggccacgagcaatgatccaaatttcttctatctcttgagcgagagggaccaatcaaatcggtgtaggcgggacaaaggcgagctacactgatgactgacactgatgaattgttgtgattggtcgtagcattatccaactgcgtgcagtgagagtttcaaa
This window of the Alosa alosa isolate M-15738 ecotype Scorff River chromosome 7, AALO_Geno_1.1, whole genome shotgun sequence genome carries:
- the LOC125298157 gene encoding histone H1-like, giving the protein MAEVAPAPAPAKAPKKKAPRPKKTGPSVGELVVKAISASKEKKGVSLAALKKALAAGGYDVEKNNARVKLAIKSLVTKGTLVQTKGTGASGSFKLNKKPAEAKKKVAKKPAAKAKKPAAKKPAAAKKPKKAVAKKPAAAKKSPKKAKKPAAPKKVTKSPKKAKKPAAPKKAAKSPKKAKAAKPKVAKPKAAKPKKAAPKKK
- the LOC125298167 gene encoding histone H2A-like, whose translation is MSGRGKTGGKARAKAKSRSSRAGLQFPVGRVHRLLRKGNYAQRVGAGAPVYLAAVLEYLTAEILELAGNAARDNKKTRIIPRHLQLAVRNDEELNKLLGGVTIAQGGVLPNIQAVLLPKKTEKSK